The stretch of DNA aaagaaagaaggtgaaagcatcagaaagagagcgagacagaaagCAAAATGTGTCTGCATAATGTAGTACTCATCTGCCGTACATGGATTAAATCATGCAGTAAAATATTTAGAAAAACAATATTTCAGCAAGTCggttaaaacaaaacaaaaaaaagaacaacatcTGCAAACAGCGAAATATCAAGTGAGCACAACACTGCTTGAGCGTGCTGAAGTACTCTAAATGTGTGTTCAAGGGAGTGAGATAACATAGTGAGTCTTTACAGGCTTTCTACTGCAGTGCGTCCTAGTCTGTATAGTCTGCCAGCGACATCCTGTGACAGGGCACACTCTCAGGCCACTTAGTCcaaggaggagggaaaaaaaaatttaaaatacaAACGTCGCAATCTCTAGCTACAGTGGCCCATAGTAACAGGAGAAACTGTGATACGCTGAGGGTGAGGGCTTGGTGTGGTCAGGTCATAGTGATAATTGTTCCCATTTGCCACATACGAAGGGCATTTACAAACACACTGTGACTAACAGTTTCTGAGGGAAGAGATCTGACACTGGACTCCTTTAACAAGCCCACCTCCTCGAGACAGATGCCCAGTCCTCACAGGCTGAAGTCATCATCTGGAGGTGGGCTGCGACTGGGACGGCACATCTGGACTGCTCCACTGGCCAGAGCCCATTCCGGCTAAAACGGCCACGGCCTCTGCCGCCCTCACGCTCAATCCATTCACGGATACTGGAGCTGGAACAGAGACTGGCAACACCAGCGCTGACACTGCGCTCTCATCCACACCTGCGGCTGGGgggtgggaagagagagagagagagagaaagagataatgTTTTATACTTATTTAGGCAGACGATATAGAACGATTACGGGAACACAGTGAAGGGATAAATCACTGATGGATGAAGTTGAATTAATATATAACTATACGTTCAAGTCATTGGAGTGGTAGTATTAACTGGTAGATAAATAAATGGATAGATTACCTAGGTAAGCTTTTTTCTGCATGGCAGTGACAGGGCAGTCCTTGTGAGCCAGCAGCAATTCTTTCAAACGCGTCACCTCTCCTCTTAACAGAGACACTTCATTCTGTtgtgtgcacacacaaacatttggtaaaatacacagtgtgtgtgtgtgtgtgggggggcttTGTATCAAAGTCTCTACGTATCTCGGAGTCTCACCGTGAGTGTGACGTTAGTTGTGGCGAGCTCCTCTGCACGCTTCTCTAGGGCATTGACCCACACTTTGCGTTTTTGCCGGCAGCGGTAGGCAGCAGCTCTGTTCCTCTCCAGGAAGCGGCGTCTACGCTCATCAGGCTCAGCCTCTGCCCCCCGACGTCTACGTCCACCTCTGGGTGGCGCTGGCGACACCTAAAGAGAGAGTAATGAGTCATAACACTAACCAGTAACAACATTTACCTGCAGTTCCCTCTACAAGGCTTGGAACAATGAAAACCTTTTTTGCTTCTATTTTCATTGTAACTGTGCTGCACGGTTTTTACCCCTTTACACACAAGTTCTGGCTGTGCACTCAGAACACTATGGTGAATCAGCAGAATAGGCATATAGGCAAGCtcactgcgtgtgtgtgtgtgtgtgctttttttgttaatttatttaataacttactaaccagaactgactactactactactatttttaAATTAACATTTAAGTTAACAGTGTGCCAACAGCATAGCATTGAGCtgaaatattaatcagtgttaaattctgGTACCTGTAACTCCTGCACCACTTATAGTGAAgcagggggaaaaaataaagcCAACTTTACCCTTGTGGGTGTACCCATGTTTGATTGCAGTTATAAATGAGTACACTCTGAATTTCAGAAAAGGCAGAAAGATTATACTGAGATTTGTGTGACGTGATTCGTAAATTACCAGAAGCAAAGTCTGCAAAGCGGAAAATTCAAAGACATCATGGGAGCCTATTTTCAGCAAGCTTCCTTAAAACACATGAAGCATAAACAAGCAGGGCAGCTGCACGCTGCCTATAGAAGAGGCAAACATACTTCAGTGATCACAGATAGCAGGTGTTGGtgcatttttgctgtttatGGGTCACAATTAATGCTGTACGAAGGCAAATGTGAATACATTTAGGCAACAGTGGGAGCACATTTGCATATCTATGTTCCTTGGACTGAACTGCTGACCTGTGGTTGAGCGGGTGAAGGTGTCTCGTTAGGTTCCGTTTTCTGAGCTGGCATTGGTCCACTAACACTCTGTGGCGACAGTGCTGCCTTGAGCCTCTAGAGGgagacaaaacacaaacattggtgaagaacacacccacacatacaaacacttgAATAAGCAGTACACCTTGTGCAATTATTTAAaccaatgtgttcatttaaaagGTGTCTTAAAAAGCGGTCGTCTGCATTTTAGCtagcctgtctgtgtgtgtgcatgcatgtgttgtTCTCACCATCTTGGCATCATTATGCGAGCTGTATCCAGATGGAGAGGAGGAGCCACTGCTGCTTCCACCAATAGGAGGGCCTGGAATCCCAGGGATGTTGGGTACTGTATTTGATGACCTGGCCAACTACACATACACCTAAACTTACACAGATACCAAGCAAGCA from Salminus brasiliensis chromosome 7, fSalBra1.hap2, whole genome shotgun sequence encodes:
- the atf7b gene encoding cyclic AMP-dependent transcription factor ATF-7b isoform X2, which gives rise to MGDDRPFVCSAPGCGQRFTNEDHLAVHKHKHEMTLKFGQTRTDTVIIADQTPTPTRFLKNCEEVGLFSELDGSFEQELRKTQQEEEERRAKTSTTIPSEMDRDGPLEIDSSPPDSPSSTSSMTDSKDSVTMTKEPVALRKSKDIPPRTTASSAPTPTIMRPGSLPLHLGYDSMNPTQPSPTSVITRTPPSNRLSSPSGSFPVMMQLPNGQTVPLLPSPGQTSVISLARSSNTVPNIPGIPGPPIGGSSSGSSSPSGYSSHNDAKMRLKAALSPQSVSGPMPAQKTEPNETPSPAQPQVSPAPPRGGRRRRGAEAEPDERRRRFLERNRAAAYRCRQKRKVWVNALEKRAEELATTNVTLTNEVSLLRGEVTRLKELLLAHKDCPVTAMQKKAYLAAGVDESAVSALVLPVSVPAPVSVNGLSVRAAEAVAVLAGMGSGQWSSPDVPSQSQPTSR
- the atf7b gene encoding cyclic AMP-dependent transcription factor ATF-7b isoform X1 is translated as MGDDRPFVCSAPGCGQRFTNEDHLAVHKHKHEMTLKFGQTRTDTVIIADQTPTPTRFLKNCEEVGLFSELDGSFEQELRKTQQEEEERRAKTSTTLSALQIPSEMDRDGPLEIDSSPPDSPSSTSSMTDSKDSVTMTKEPVALRKSKDIPPRTTASSAPTPTIMRPGSLPLHLGYDSMNPTQPSPTSVITRTPPSNRLSSPSGSFPVMMQLPNGQTVPLLPSPGQTSVISLARSSNTVPNIPGIPGPPIGGSSSGSSSPSGYSSHNDAKMRLKAALSPQSVSGPMPAQKTEPNETPSPAQPQVSPAPPRGGRRRRGAEAEPDERRRRFLERNRAAAYRCRQKRKVWVNALEKRAEELATTNVTLTNEVSLLRGEVTRLKELLLAHKDCPVTAMQKKAYLAAGVDESAVSALVLPVSVPAPVSVNGLSVRAAEAVAVLAGMGSGQWSSPDVPSQSQPTSR